From a region of the Halorhodospira halophila genome:
- the phoB gene encoding phosphate regulon transcriptional regulator PhoB, with protein sequence MAARILVVEDDSAVREMLITSLERQGFDVIPVVDAMQASEQLRERPPDLILLDWMLPQVSGVEWARGLKEDEQTRGIPIILLTARGEEEDKVRGFDSGVDDYVTKPFSPRELAARVKAVLRRTAPATTDAPLEAAGLRLDPVSHRVTGHGQSLELGPTEYRLLRFFMAHPDRVFTRTQLLDQVWGTNVYVEERTVDVHIRRLRKILAATGHDALVQTVRGAGYRFSEQT encoded by the coding sequence ATGGCAGCAAGGATACTCGTGGTTGAGGACGACTCGGCGGTGCGTGAGATGCTGATCACCTCCCTCGAGCGGCAGGGGTTCGACGTCATACCGGTGGTTGATGCCATGCAGGCCTCGGAGCAGCTGCGCGAGCGGCCGCCGGATCTGATTCTGCTCGACTGGATGCTGCCGCAGGTCAGCGGTGTCGAGTGGGCGCGGGGACTCAAGGAGGATGAGCAGACCCGCGGGATCCCCATCATCCTGCTCACCGCCCGGGGTGAGGAGGAGGACAAGGTGCGGGGCTTCGATTCCGGGGTGGATGATTACGTGACCAAGCCGTTCTCGCCGCGCGAGCTGGCTGCCCGGGTCAAGGCCGTCCTCCGGCGCACGGCCCCGGCGACAACCGATGCCCCCCTGGAGGCGGCCGGCCTGCGCCTGGATCCGGTCAGCCACCGGGTCACCGGACACGGCCAGTCGCTGGAACTCGGTCCCACCGAGTACCGGCTGCTGCGATTCTTCATGGCGCATCCCGATCGCGTCTTTACCCGCACGCAGCTGCTCGATCAGGTCTGGGGCACCAATGTCTATGTCGAAGAGCGCACCGTGGATGTGCACATCCGCCGACTGCGCAAGATCCTGGCCGCGACGGGCCACGACGCCCTGGTCCAGACGGTCCGTGGGGCCGGCTATCGGTTCTCGGAACAGACCTGA
- a CDS encoding bifunctional diguanylate cyclase/phosphodiesterase, with product MTEFALKSASLDAVIQGGGLRPFFQPILDTRSGDIFGYEALIRGPVCTDLATPAALFQAAAEQDRLLELDWAARRACIQRFASLDLPGLLFINVMPQSLLDPTFQQGLTLHFLHEYGVSPHRVIIELTEQHPIHDYTLLGEAVAHYRRMGFRVALDDLGTGYSGLRHWSELKPDFVKIDRHFVQQIDHDAGKRRFMEWLQEVAADLDCQVIAEGVETQGEYDCLWARNWRLMQGFFFARPSAVPPRKLDCAAGSNRRHTSPPRGTVASLSRRCATVAAETPMAEVAQLLRCAEQPPRTIAVTEGTEPVGLIRTSRFLSRFANPYAHSLYGRRPARAFADPETRFVQEDTSLEDLSRQLTECNETIEEDFIIVDTAGRYAGTASAIDLLREITNLQLRNARHANPLTDLPGNVPIKEELARRLATERAFVVVHCDIDAFKAFNDYYGYAQGDQLIQALADTLRQQLHERDDFLGHIGGDDFLMILGPESWQAKCESVLARFAWLAPEHYDAHARGRGGIESIDRQQRRRFFPICSLSLAVLPVTAARYSQPHEISDTLAELKAQAKREPGNSIFVERRTAAE from the coding sequence ATGACCGAATTCGCATTGAAATCGGCGTCGCTCGATGCGGTCATCCAAGGTGGAGGGCTCCGCCCGTTCTTTCAGCCGATCCTGGATACCCGCAGCGGCGATATCTTCGGGTATGAAGCCCTGATCCGTGGCCCGGTCTGCACCGACCTGGCCACGCCCGCCGCCCTATTCCAGGCGGCGGCCGAGCAGGACAGGCTGCTGGAGCTGGACTGGGCGGCACGCCGCGCGTGTATCCAACGGTTCGCGTCGCTGGACCTACCCGGGCTCCTGTTCATCAATGTCATGCCCCAGTCCTTGCTCGACCCGACCTTCCAGCAAGGACTTACGCTGCATTTCCTCCATGAGTACGGCGTATCGCCACATCGGGTCATCATCGAACTCACCGAACAACACCCCATCCACGACTACACGCTGCTCGGCGAGGCTGTCGCTCACTACCGGCGCATGGGCTTCCGCGTGGCGCTGGATGACCTCGGCACCGGCTATTCCGGATTGCGCCACTGGTCGGAGTTGAAACCGGATTTCGTCAAGATCGACCGCCACTTCGTGCAGCAGATCGACCATGACGCGGGCAAGCGCCGTTTCATGGAGTGGCTTCAGGAGGTCGCCGCCGACCTCGACTGCCAGGTCATCGCCGAAGGGGTCGAGACGCAGGGGGAGTATGACTGCCTCTGGGCCCGCAATTGGCGCCTGATGCAGGGGTTCTTTTTCGCCCGTCCAAGCGCCGTACCGCCCCGGAAGCTCGATTGCGCCGCCGGATCGAATCGCCGACACACGAGCCCCCCACGGGGGACCGTCGCCTCGCTCTCCCGACGGTGCGCGACCGTTGCCGCGGAGACTCCGATGGCTGAAGTGGCCCAGCTGCTCCGATGTGCCGAACAGCCGCCGCGGACCATCGCGGTGACCGAGGGGACAGAGCCGGTCGGCCTGATCCGTACCTCCCGATTCCTGTCCCGATTCGCCAACCCCTACGCCCACTCCCTTTACGGCAGACGGCCTGCCCGGGCTTTCGCCGATCCTGAGACACGATTCGTCCAGGAGGACACCTCGCTCGAGGACCTCAGCCGGCAGCTCACCGAATGCAACGAAACCATCGAGGAAGATTTCATTATCGTGGACACAGCCGGCCGATACGCGGGAACCGCTTCCGCAATCGACCTGCTACGCGAGATCACCAACCTACAGTTACGCAATGCCCGGCACGCCAACCCGCTAACGGACCTCCCCGGCAACGTCCCCATCAAAGAGGAGCTTGCGCGCCGCCTGGCCACAGAGAGGGCATTCGTGGTCGTTCACTGCGATATCGATGCCTTCAAGGCGTTCAACGATTACTACGGGTATGCTCAGGGTGATCAACTCATCCAGGCCCTGGCGGACACACTCCGGCAACAACTGCATGAGCGCGACGACTTCCTCGGACACATCGGGGGCGACGACTTTCTCATGATCCTCGGACCGGAGTCCTGGCAAGCGAAGTGCGAATCCGTGCTGGCGCGTTTCGCATGGCTGGCGCCGGAGCATTACGACGCCCATGCCCGCGGCCGTGGCGGTATCGAAAGCATCGATCGACAGCAGCGGCGTCGTTTCTTCCCCATTTGCAGCCTGTCGCTGGCCGTCCTGCCCGTGACGGCGGCGCGCTACAGCCAGCCCCACGAGATCTCCGATACGCTGGCCGAACTCAAGGCTCAGGCAAAGCGTGAGCCCGGCAACTCGATCTTCGTGGAGCGGCGAACAGCCGCCGAGTGA
- the phoR gene encoding phosphate regulon sensor histidine kinase PhoR, with translation MTRNPWPGFLLTLLAALAVWLIAGLATGWWVEAAAILLALGYLWNQYQLWRLERWLRVGRKLDPPISRGVWGEVFHALHRRQRRQRERRHRLRRVIREYRESAKAMPDATMVLYADDRLLWWNNAARELLGLTWPGDEGQRISNLLRQPEFRAFLDTATKHSAPLTMPSPVDPRITLELRLVPYGRNQRLLIARDISRTQRLETIRRDFVANVSHELKTPLTVIYGVAEEMGEELAPEQPGWAGSIRLLQEQSARMQRLVQDLLTLSRLETGSLAEEEDPVDMQALLEEVCAEARTLSGDQNHRIELEAEPGLFVRGSYGELRSAVANLVSNAVRYTPGGGAIRVRWQADAHTARCEVADSGIGIPREHLPRITERFYRVDKARSNATGGTGLGLAIVKHVMHRHGGWLNVRSEPDQGSTFTLVFPARTLERDGVSSNRHPAFTSR, from the coding sequence ATGACACGCAATCCCTGGCCGGGGTTTCTGCTGACGCTCCTCGCCGCGCTGGCGGTCTGGTTGATTGCCGGGCTGGCCACCGGCTGGTGGGTGGAGGCCGCGGCGATCCTGCTGGCGCTGGGTTACCTGTGGAACCAGTATCAACTCTGGCGGCTGGAGCGCTGGCTGCGGGTCGGCCGCAAGCTGGATCCGCCCATCTCCCGCGGGGTCTGGGGCGAGGTGTTCCATGCCCTGCATCGCCGCCAGCGCCGACAGCGGGAGCGCAGGCACCGGCTGCGCCGGGTCATCCGCGAGTACCGGGAATCCGCCAAGGCGATGCCCGATGCCACCATGGTGCTCTACGCCGATGATCGTCTGCTCTGGTGGAACAATGCGGCACGCGAGCTCCTCGGCCTGACCTGGCCGGGCGACGAGGGGCAGCGTATCAGCAACCTGCTCCGGCAACCGGAGTTCAGGGCCTTCCTGGATACCGCCACCAAACACAGCGCGCCGCTGACCATGCCGTCGCCGGTCGACCCGCGGATCACACTGGAGCTTCGTCTGGTCCCCTACGGCCGCAATCAGCGGTTGCTCATCGCCCGCGATATCAGCCGCACGCAGCGGCTTGAGACGATCCGGCGGGACTTCGTGGCCAATGTGTCCCACGAGCTCAAGACCCCCTTGACCGTGATCTACGGCGTTGCCGAGGAGATGGGTGAGGAGCTGGCCCCGGAGCAACCGGGTTGGGCGGGATCGATTCGGCTGCTGCAGGAGCAATCCGCGCGGATGCAGCGACTGGTCCAGGATCTGCTAACCCTGTCCCGACTGGAGACCGGGTCGCTGGCTGAGGAAGAGGATCCGGTGGATATGCAGGCCCTGCTCGAGGAGGTCTGTGCCGAGGCGCGGACGCTCTCTGGAGACCAGAATCATCGGATAGAGCTTGAGGCGGAGCCGGGCCTGTTCGTGCGCGGATCGTACGGAGAGTTGCGCAGCGCGGTTGCGAACCTGGTCTCTAACGCCGTGCGCTACACACCGGGCGGTGGTGCCATCCGCGTGCGCTGGCAGGCCGATGCGCACACGGCCCGGTGCGAGGTCGCGGACAGCGGCATCGGCATCCCGCGCGAGCACCTGCCGCGGATCACCGAGCGTTTCTATCGGGTGGACAAGGCCCGCTCCAACGCCACCGGGGGTACCGGGCTGGGGCTGGCCATCGTTAAGCACGTGATGCATCGCCACGGTGGTTGGCTGAACGTGCGCAGCGAGCCCGACCAGGGATCCACCTTCACGTTGGTCTTCCCGGCGCGGACTTTGGAGCGCGACGGCGTTTCATCGAATCGTCACCCTGCCTTCACGAGCCGGTAA
- the phoU gene encoding phosphate signaling complex protein PhoU, which translates to MTDENPTEKSFFQEHISQRFNAELEAIHDRVLSMGGLVEQQLADAVAAMAESRTELAEKVVTSDYQINALEVALDEDCTQILVRRQPTASDLRLVMAVIKTITDLERIGDEAERIGRMALHFLELDRQNGPIEELGEMGEHVQGMLRGSLDAFARMDVEQAVRVAQQDIQADSQYEVIVHRLMEQMMRSPETVPRVMDVVWTARSLERIGDRARNICEYVVYFVRGKNVRHTSFEQMAQEATGDRH; encoded by the coding sequence ATGACCGACGAGAACCCCACCGAAAAGAGCTTCTTCCAGGAGCACATCTCCCAGCGGTTCAACGCCGAGCTAGAGGCGATCCACGACCGCGTTCTGAGCATGGGCGGCCTGGTGGAGCAGCAACTGGCCGATGCCGTGGCGGCGATGGCCGAGTCGCGGACGGAACTGGCGGAGAAGGTGGTAACCAGTGACTACCAGATCAACGCCCTGGAGGTGGCCCTGGACGAGGACTGCACGCAGATCCTGGTCCGCCGACAGCCCACCGCCTCGGATCTGCGCCTGGTCATGGCGGTGATCAAGACCATCACGGATCTGGAGCGCATCGGCGACGAGGCGGAGCGGATCGGGCGGATGGCGCTGCACTTCCTCGAGCTGGACCGGCAGAACGGTCCGATCGAGGAACTCGGCGAGATGGGCGAGCATGTGCAGGGGATGCTGCGCGGTTCACTGGATGCCTTCGCCCGCATGGATGTCGAGCAGGCCGTGCGCGTGGCGCAGCAGGACATCCAGGCGGACAGTCAGTACGAGGTGATTGTCCACCGTCTGATGGAGCAGATGATGCGCAGTCCGGAGACCGTACCGCGGGTCATGGACGTGGTCTGGACAGCTCGTTCGCTGGAACGCATCGGGGATCGCGCCCGCAATATCTGCGAGTACGTGGTCTACTTCGTCCGCGGCAAGAACGTGCGCCACACGAGCTTCGAGCAGATGGCTCAGGAGGCCACCGGAGACCGGCATTAG
- a CDS encoding OprO/OprP family phosphate-selective porin encodes MTTRRIAPYLSTTALLGAGLAVAFPYEALANPEFDIRGRLQMDYHMIDEDETDFVDGFNNRRARLGMDGSIDEHWDGRVEINVAEGGVSAADFRLRRSLGPGRLWLGQYKVPQGLNQLTSSNNYTFMERSSVSNIIPDSRRIGIAYEQTGDELGFKTMFFGRSLGDGGEYDGDQPKGYAVRGVYAPFLTASRHNEAPRLHLGASLVYEDQDEPHELGFSDRPELRDGDGGGTRLLEVDGVSDVTDTTKLGLEAAYIAGPLSAEAEYLTVSMNRDNSDEPTFSGWHVQGSYVLTGESRTYSTGGFGGVTPSGSGGAWELAARYSHMDLNDSGFEGGEQNNVTLGINYYASSNLRFMGNVVFADVKDRREDGLPGRDVLPDESPTLVGFRAQYNW; translated from the coding sequence ATGACAACGAGACGAATCGCGCCGTACCTCTCGACCACCGCCCTGCTGGGCGCGGGCCTGGCCGTGGCCTTCCCCTACGAGGCTCTGGCCAACCCCGAGTTCGACATCCGCGGCCGGCTGCAGATGGACTACCACATGATCGACGAGGACGAGACCGACTTCGTCGACGGCTTCAACAACCGTCGCGCCCGCCTGGGCATGGACGGCAGCATTGACGAGCACTGGGACGGCCGGGTGGAGATCAACGTGGCCGAGGGTGGCGTCAGCGCCGCTGACTTCCGCCTGCGCCGCAGCCTCGGCCCGGGGCGGCTGTGGCTGGGTCAATACAAGGTGCCGCAGGGTCTGAACCAGCTGACCAGCTCCAACAACTACACCTTCATGGAGCGCTCCTCGGTCAGCAACATCATCCCCGACTCGCGGCGCATCGGTATCGCCTATGAGCAGACCGGCGACGAGCTCGGCTTCAAGACCATGTTCTTCGGCCGATCGCTGGGGGACGGCGGTGAGTACGACGGCGATCAGCCCAAGGGCTACGCGGTGCGCGGCGTCTACGCCCCGTTCCTGACCGCCTCCCGCCACAACGAGGCGCCGCGGCTGCACCTGGGCGCCTCGCTGGTCTACGAGGACCAGGACGAGCCGCACGAGCTTGGCTTCAGCGATCGCCCCGAACTGCGCGATGGCGACGGCGGCGGTACCCGCCTGCTTGAGGTTGACGGCGTCTCCGACGTGACCGACACCACCAAGCTCGGCCTGGAGGCGGCCTACATCGCCGGCCCCCTCTCCGCCGAGGCGGAGTACCTCACCGTCTCGATGAACCGCGACAACAGCGACGAGCCCACCTTCAGCGGCTGGCACGTCCAGGGCAGCTACGTGCTCACCGGCGAGAGCCGCACCTACTCCACCGGCGGCTTCGGCGGCGTCACCCCCAGCGGCTCCGGCGGGGCGTGGGAGCTGGCGGCCCGCTACAGCCACATGGACCTGAACGACTCCGGGTTCGAAGGCGGTGAGCAGAACAACGTCACCCTGGGTATCAACTACTACGCCAGCAGCAACCTGCGCTTTATGGGCAACGTCGTCTTCGCCGACGTCAAGGACCGCAGGGAAGACGGCCTCCCGGGACGCGATGTCCTCCCGGACGAGAGTCCGACCCTGGTCGGCTTCCGCGCCCAGTACAACTGGTAG
- a CDS encoding PstS family phosphate ABC transporter substrate-binding protein has translation MWKRGCFLGMASMALVAGGPLGAAEVDDDLPNYERVSGISGNLGSQGSDTLNNLMTLWAEEFQDFYPNVSVEIEGAGSGTAPVALTEGTANFGPMSRDMRSSEIESFEDAHGYEPTKVRVAIDTIAVFVNRDNPIDGLTMEQVDGMFSATQRCGGSDVTRWGDVGLDGPWQNRDITLYSRNAVSGTYGFFREHALCDGDFKDAINEQPGSASVVQGVSESLNGIGYSGIGYQTSGVKAIALGDDEDNLYEPNAENAVSGDYPLSRFLYVYVNKDPNGELPPIEREFLKLVLSEEGQDVVRRDGFIPMPAQAAERERERLGL, from the coding sequence ATGTGGAAGAGAGGTTGTTTCCTGGGCATGGCCAGCATGGCCCTGGTGGCCGGCGGGCCGCTGGGTGCTGCCGAGGTGGATGACGACCTGCCGAATTACGAGCGGGTTTCGGGCATTTCCGGCAACCTGGGCAGTCAGGGCTCGGATACCCTCAACAACCTGATGACGCTATGGGCGGAGGAGTTCCAGGATTTTTACCCCAACGTCTCGGTGGAGATCGAGGGGGCCGGCTCGGGGACGGCGCCGGTGGCGCTGACCGAGGGGACTGCGAACTTCGGCCCGATGAGCCGGGATATGCGTTCCTCGGAGATCGAGAGCTTTGAGGATGCCCACGGTTACGAGCCCACCAAGGTGCGGGTGGCCATCGACACCATCGCGGTCTTCGTCAACCGCGACAATCCGATCGACGGGCTGACCATGGAGCAGGTGGACGGGATGTTCTCGGCCACGCAGCGCTGTGGTGGCAGCGATGTCACGCGCTGGGGCGACGTGGGGCTGGACGGCCCCTGGCAGAATCGGGACATCACGCTCTATAGCCGCAACGCCGTCTCCGGCACCTACGGCTTCTTCCGCGAGCACGCCCTGTGCGACGGCGACTTTAAGGACGCCATCAACGAGCAGCCGGGCTCCGCCTCGGTGGTCCAGGGTGTGTCCGAGTCGCTCAACGGCATCGGCTACTCCGGGATCGGCTACCAGACCTCCGGTGTGAAGGCGATCGCCCTGGGCGACGACGAGGACAACCTCTACGAGCCCAACGCCGAGAATGCGGTCAGCGGCGACTACCCGCTGTCGCGGTTCCTCTACGTCTACGTGAACAAGGACCCCAACGGCGAACTGCCGCCCATCGAGCGGGAGTTCCTGAAGCTGGTCCTCTCCGAGGAAGGCCAGGACGTGGTCCGCCGCGACGGCTTCATCCCCATGCCCGCACAGGCCGCCGAGCGCGAGCGCGAGCGTCTCGGTCTGTAA
- the pstA gene encoding phosphate ABC transporter permease PstA, with the protein MRDWFNKGTPWIWLNAGAVAVSLVMVAGLIGHIAYNGLQHFWPSNVVAFEYQEPGRDAEQVLGEVDAAETLTAPAARERGFEVDDDDALITRYRIKRGNRDVDGRDFVWYADVNMSEWSHPKDAVVIERRQWGDFIGYLRDVRIDGEKVETVSDEGDATWDRFLELYEENRSRIQEIQRIERVEIGAVNAEIEEIRLTERQIEADLTLSEEERTEQLEALEAERDRWEGEYAELEQRRNELLEEVGRYAVGMETAAGKEVVIAMGDVVKPWRPNAMSVWDKARFYVGDFWDFVSGYPREANTEGGILPAIFGTVLMTIVMAVFVTPFGVLAAIYLREYARQGPLTRMIRISVNNLAGVPSIVFGVFGLGFFVYFVGGGVDQLFFEERLPAPTFGKGGVLWASLTLALLTLPVVIVSTEEGLSRIPGSIRQGALALGATKAEMLWRVVIPLATPAMITGLILAVARAAGEVAPLMLVGVVKLAPQLPVDGSFPYIHLERSFMHLGFHIFDVGFQSPNVEAGRPLVYATALILVLVIIVLNLTAISIRNFLREKYKAESD; encoded by the coding sequence ATGCGCGACTGGTTCAACAAGGGAACACCCTGGATTTGGCTCAACGCCGGGGCCGTGGCCGTATCACTGGTCATGGTGGCGGGGCTCATCGGCCATATTGCCTACAACGGCCTGCAGCACTTCTGGCCCAGCAATGTCGTGGCCTTCGAATACCAAGAGCCCGGGCGTGACGCCGAGCAGGTTCTCGGCGAGGTCGACGCCGCGGAGACCCTGACCGCGCCGGCGGCCCGCGAGCGCGGCTTCGAGGTGGACGACGACGATGCGCTGATCACCCGCTACCGGATCAAGCGCGGCAACCGGGACGTCGATGGCCGGGACTTTGTTTGGTACGCCGACGTCAACATGTCGGAGTGGAGTCACCCCAAGGATGCGGTGGTCATCGAGCGCCGGCAGTGGGGGGATTTCATCGGCTACCTGCGCGACGTGCGCATCGACGGGGAGAAGGTCGAGACGGTCAGCGACGAGGGCGACGCGACCTGGGACCGTTTCCTGGAGCTCTACGAGGAGAATCGCTCGCGGATCCAGGAGATCCAGCGCATCGAGCGCGTGGAGATCGGCGCGGTTAACGCCGAGATCGAGGAGATCCGCCTGACCGAGCGCCAAATCGAGGCCGACCTAACCCTGAGCGAGGAGGAGCGCACCGAGCAGCTCGAGGCCCTGGAGGCCGAACGGGACCGCTGGGAGGGGGAGTACGCGGAGCTCGAGCAGCGGCGCAACGAGCTGCTCGAGGAGGTCGGACGCTACGCCGTGGGGATGGAGACCGCCGCGGGTAAAGAGGTGGTCATCGCCATGGGCGACGTGGTCAAGCCATGGCGACCGAACGCCATGAGCGTCTGGGACAAGGCCCGCTTCTACGTCGGCGACTTCTGGGACTTCGTCAGCGGCTATCCGCGGGAGGCCAACACCGAGGGCGGCATCCTGCCGGCGATCTTCGGCACGGTGCTGATGACCATCGTCATGGCCGTCTTTGTCACACCCTTCGGCGTGCTCGCGGCGATCTACCTGCGTGAGTACGCCCGGCAGGGGCCGCTGACGCGGATGATCCGCATCTCGGTGAACAACCTCGCCGGCGTCCCGTCCATCGTCTTCGGCGTCTTCGGCCTCGGCTTCTTCGTCTACTTCGTCGGGGGTGGAGTGGACCAGCTCTTCTTCGAGGAGCGCCTACCGGCGCCAACCTTCGGCAAGGGCGGCGTGCTCTGGGCCTCGCTGACCCTGGCGCTGCTGACCCTGCCGGTGGTGATCGTCTCCACCGAGGAGGGTCTCTCGCGCATCCCCGGGTCGATCCGGCAAGGGGCGTTGGCCCTGGGGGCGACTAAGGCGGAGATGCTCTGGCGGGTGGTGATCCCGTTGGCGACGCCGGCGATGATCACCGGGCTGATCCTGGCCGTGGCCCGTGCGGCCGGCGAGGTAGCGCCGCTGATGCTTGTCGGCGTGGTCAAGCTGGCCCCGCAGCTGCCGGTGGATGGGAGTTTCCCGTACATCCACCTGGAGCGCAGTTTCATGCACCTGGGCTTTCACATCTTCGACGTCGGCTTCCAGAGCCCCAACGTCGAGGCCGGGCGGCCGCTGGTCTACGCCACGGCGCTGATCCTGGTGCTGGTCATCATTGTGCTCAACCTGACGGCCATCTCGATCCGCAACTTCCTGCGCGAGAAGTACAAGGCCGAGAGCGATTAA
- a CDS encoding ABC transporter permease subunit codes for MSDQTTGLTEPGRGSGKGPSRGLPDAARRRRLRRWRGAKDWISRGSVATFGVGVIGALALMFVYLFSETMPIFGEPEIRPAASYAAPGGPELGETVHVAMERYREVGVRFTDRAGYAFFDPRSGELIEQGQLNKPSGAQIRSFDTAEARHRLVGYGLDDGTAIFARHDYDVSYPDGERQVTPSITYPEGEGEPLAIWGEDGHPLDAIGVQRGSRGSAVVGASNEQEALRLVLFEEETDFITGEATVEREVYDLPWPESGIEVTRILLDTTMRNLFVGDAKGRLHYFDVSNLNRPRLVGTVRAIEGDDAEVTQLQFLLGAASMIAGGSDGSVSQYMVTRDEAGDRQLTRIRTFDGHPAAVTGIAPEHARKGFATGAADGTLQLHYATSSRTLTQLALEGGPSVAALSMAPRQNALMAVGANERFNYLDVDNPHPEVSFKALWQRVWYEGRDAPAYVWQSSSATDEFEPKFSLVPLTIGTLKAAFYAMLFATPIAILGAIYSAYFMSARMRQMTKPAIEIMEALPTVILGFLAGLWAAPFFERNLPAVFSILIALPIAMVMAAWLWTRVFPEGIRSRVPPGWEAALLIPVVIGVGWLGVTASPYMELAFFGGDMRQWLTNQGIDYDQRNALVVGIAMGFAVIPTIFSISEDAVFNVPRHLSQGALALGATPWQAVATVVLLTASPGIFSAVMIGFGRAVGETMIVVMATGNSPVTNFNLFEGMRTLSANIAVEMKETAQGSSHYRILFLAALVLFVLTFAVNTVAEIVRHRLRKKYSAL; via the coding sequence ATGAGCGATCAGACGACAGGGCTCACCGAACCGGGCCGAGGCAGTGGCAAGGGTCCGTCCCGGGGCCTGCCGGACGCGGCCCGTCGGCGCCGCCTGCGCCGCTGGCGCGGGGCCAAGGACTGGATCAGTCGTGGCAGCGTGGCCACCTTCGGCGTGGGGGTCATCGGCGCGCTGGCGCTGATGTTCGTCTACCTCTTCTCCGAAACCATGCCCATCTTTGGCGAGCCGGAGATCCGGCCCGCCGCCAGCTACGCCGCCCCCGGCGGACCGGAACTTGGCGAGACGGTCCACGTCGCCATGGAGCGCTACCGCGAGGTCGGGGTGCGCTTCACCGACCGGGCCGGTTACGCCTTTTTCGACCCCCGCAGCGGCGAGCTGATCGAGCAGGGGCAGCTGAACAAGCCGTCCGGGGCACAGATCCGCAGTTTCGACACGGCCGAAGCCCGCCATCGGCTGGTGGGCTACGGCCTCGATGACGGCACGGCGATCTTCGCCCGTCACGACTACGACGTCAGCTACCCGGACGGCGAGCGCCAGGTCACCCCGTCGATCACCTATCCGGAGGGCGAGGGCGAACCCCTGGCGATCTGGGGCGAGGATGGCCATCCGCTCGACGCCATCGGGGTCCAGCGGGGGAGCCGTGGCTCCGCCGTGGTGGGTGCCAGCAACGAGCAGGAGGCCCTGCGCCTGGTGCTCTTCGAGGAGGAGACGGACTTCATCACCGGTGAGGCGACCGTTGAGCGCGAGGTCTACGACCTGCCTTGGCCGGAGTCGGGAATCGAGGTCACACGGATCCTCCTCGACACCACCATGCGTAACCTCTTCGTTGGCGATGCCAAGGGGCGGTTGCACTACTTCGATGTCTCAAACCTGAACCGCCCGCGTCTGGTCGGCACAGTGCGCGCAATCGAGGGGGACGATGCCGAGGTCACGCAGCTTCAGTTCCTGCTCGGGGCCGCGTCGATGATCGCCGGTGGCTCCGACGGATCGGTGTCACAATACATGGTGACCCGGGACGAGGCGGGGGATCGGCAGCTTACGCGCATCCGTACCTTCGATGGCCACCCGGCGGCGGTGACCGGCATCGCACCGGAGCACGCCCGTAAAGGCTTCGCTACCGGCGCCGCCGACGGCACGCTGCAGCTGCACTATGCCACCTCGTCGCGCACGTTGACGCAGCTGGCGCTGGAGGGCGGCCCCTCAGTGGCCGCGCTGTCGATGGCGCCGCGACAGAACGCGCTGATGGCCGTCGGTGCCAACGAGCGGTTCAACTACCTGGACGTCGACAACCCGCACCCGGAGGTTTCGTTCAAGGCCCTGTGGCAGAGGGTCTGGTACGAGGGCCGCGATGCGCCCGCCTACGTCTGGCAGTCATCTTCCGCTACCGACGAGTTCGAGCCCAAGTTCTCGCTGGTACCGCTGACCATCGGCACGTTGAAGGCGGCGTTCTACGCCATGCTCTTTGCGACACCCATCGCGATCCTCGGGGCGATCTACTCGGCCTACTTCATGTCCGCACGCATGCGGCAGATGACCAAGCCCGCCATCGAGATCATGGAGGCGCTGCCAACGGTCATCCTCGGCTTCCTCGCGGGGCTCTGGGCTGCGCCGTTTTTCGAGCGGAATCTCCCGGCAGTCTTCTCCATCCTGATCGCCCTGCCTATCGCCATGGTGATGGCCGCTTGGCTGTGGACCCGGGTCTTCCCCGAGGGCATCCGCAGCCGGGTGCCGCCGGGCTGGGAGGCCGCACTGCTGATCCCGGTGGTGATCGGGGTCGGGTGGCTCGGCGTCACCGCCAGTCCCTACATGGAGCTCGCTTTCTTCGGCGGTGATATGCGCCAGTGGCTCACCAATCAGGGGATCGACTACGACCAGCGCAACGCCTTGGTTGTGGGGATCGCCATGGGCTTCGCGGTGATCCCGACGATCTTCTCCATCTCCGAGGATGCGGTGTTCAACGTGCCGCGCCACCTCTCGCAGGGGGCCTTGGCGCTCGGCGCGACGCCCTGGCAGGCAGTGGCCACCGTGGTCCTGCTGACGGCCAGCCCCGGCATCTTTTCGGCGGTGATGATCGGCTTCGGCCGGGCCGTCGGCGAGACCATGATCGTGGTCATGGCCACCGGCAACTCGCCAGTCACCAATTTCAACCTCTTCGAGGGCATGCGCACGCTCTCGGCCAACATCGCTGTGGAGATGAAGGAGACCGCGCAGGGGAGCAGCCACTACCGGATCCTATTCCTTGCCGCCTTAGTGCTCTTCGTCCTGACCTTCGCGGTCAACACCGTGGCGGAGATCGTGCGCCACCGCCTGCGCAAGAAGTACAGCGCGCTCTGA